The Leucobacter sp. UCMA 4100 genome window below encodes:
- a CDS encoding ABC transporter permease has protein sequence MKPTQPGEAQPTGASTNTGGRPGRGFTHETGGKPVAPELKPRRRSPLWFILAVLGTLALLVASLSVGAFDILGDDFGSEMFWITRVPRTLALVLSGAAIATSGLVMQMLTQNRFVDATTSGTTEWAALGLLLTAIFFPNMGLMGRMITASVFAFVGAMVFMLILRRIVIRTTLVVPLIGIMLGAIISALTTFLAVQFNLLQMVGTWFMGSFTEIVRGRYEVLWVVAAVTVCVFLIADRITVAGLGKDVATSVGLRYDAIVVGGTVLVAIAAGVTVVVVGFLPLLGLVVPNVVSLIRGDNVRSNLPWVCLGGISLVTACDLLGRTINMPFEVPVSMVLGVVGAFVFITLLLRQRKA, from the coding sequence ATGAAGCCCACCCAACCGGGTGAAGCACAACCGACCGGGGCGTCCACCAATACAGGTGGGCGCCCCGGTCGGGGGTTTACGCACGAAACGGGCGGAAAGCCGGTAGCACCCGAGCTGAAACCGCGCAGGCGTTCACCGCTGTGGTTCATTCTCGCGGTTCTTGGAACGCTCGCTCTGCTCGTCGCTTCGCTCTCTGTGGGGGCTTTCGATATTTTGGGCGACGACTTTGGTTCAGAAATGTTCTGGATCACGAGGGTGCCGCGCACGCTCGCTCTCGTGCTCTCGGGCGCTGCGATCGCGACGAGCGGCCTCGTGATGCAGATGCTCACGCAAAACCGTTTCGTTGACGCCACCACGTCGGGAACGACGGAGTGGGCGGCGCTCGGGCTGTTGCTCACCGCCATCTTCTTTCCCAACATGGGGCTCATGGGGCGCATGATCACCGCGAGTGTTTTTGCTTTTGTTGGCGCAATGGTCTTCATGCTCATTCTGCGCCGTATCGTCATTCGCACGACCCTCGTTGTGCCGCTCATTGGCATTATGCTTGGCGCGATTATTAGCGCCCTCACGACGTTTCTTGCGGTGCAATTCAACCTTCTGCAGATGGTTGGCACCTGGTTCATGGGTAGCTTCACCGAGATCGTTCGCGGTCGGTACGAGGTGCTCTGGGTCGTTGCGGCCGTAACCGTGTGTGTGTTTTTGATTGCCGATCGTATTACCGTTGCGGGTCTCGGCAAAGACGTCGCGACGAGTGTTGGGCTTCGCTACGACGCGATCGTCGTTGGCGGCACCGTGCTCGTTGCCATTGCTGCCGGCGTGACGGTCGTCGTGGTCGGTTTCCTGCCCTTGCTCGGCCTCGTTGTGCCGAACGTTGTGTCGCTCATTCGTGGCGACAACGTGAGAAGTAACCTGCCCTGGGTATGTCTCGGCGGTATATCGCTCGTGACGGCTTGTGACCTGCTCGGCAGAACGATCAACATGCCCTTCGAAGTGCCGGTTTCAATGGTGCTTGGCGTCGTCGGTGCATTCGTGTTCATCACGCTGCTGCTGCGGCAGCGGAAAGCGTAG
- a CDS encoding iron ABC transporter ATP-binding protein gives MNAATATGIELRGISKNYDGRHVLGPIDLTIEHGGVTALIGPNGAGKSTMLTIIGRLLDADSGRVTVGDLDVRHTKSKELAKVVSILKQENHFMARLTVQQLVTFGRFPHSAGRLTETDQRAIHAAIAFLDLAGMEDRFIDELSGGQRQRAFVAMVLAQDTDYVLLDEPLTGLDMRHAVGMMGQVRAAADALGKTVVLVIHDVNFAAAYADRIIALAEGRVVASGTPEEIITPDVLERVFETPVEVVEHHGKRVAIYYRHPEA, from the coding sequence ATGAATGCAGCGACTGCGACCGGAATCGAACTTCGCGGAATCTCGAAGAACTATGACGGCAGGCACGTTCTCGGGCCCATCGACCTGACGATTGAGCATGGCGGCGTGACCGCCCTCATCGGGCCCAATGGCGCGGGCAAATCAACGATGCTCACGATCATCGGTCGCCTGCTCGATGCAGACAGTGGGCGGGTGACGGTCGGTGACCTTGACGTGCGCCACACGAAGTCAAAGGAACTCGCCAAGGTCGTCTCGATCTTGAAGCAGGAGAACCACTTCATGGCGCGCCTCACGGTGCAGCAGCTCGTGACGTTTGGCCGCTTCCCGCACTCCGCTGGTCGGCTCACCGAGACCGACCAGCGAGCGATCCACGCGGCGATCGCCTTTCTCGACCTTGCCGGCATGGAAGACCGATTCATCGACGAGCTCTCCGGCGGCCAACGCCAGCGCGCTTTTGTTGCGATGGTGCTCGCGCAAGATACCGACTATGTGCTGCTCGACGAGCCGCTCACGGGCCTCGATATGCGCCATGCCGTTGGCATGATGGGGCAGGTTCGAGCGGCGGCTGACGCGCTCGGCAAGACCGTGGTGCTCGTGATTCACGACGTGAACTTTGCGGCGGCCTACGCCGACCGCATTATCGCCCTCGCCGAGGGCCGTGTCGTTGCGAGCGGAACGCCCGAAGAGATCATCACGCCAGATGTGCTTGAGCGCGTGTTCGAAACCCCGGTTGAGGTTGTCGAGCATCACGGTAAACGCGTCGCGATCTACTACCGCCACCCGGAGGCCTAA
- a CDS encoding iron chelate uptake ABC transporter family permease subunit has product MTSIVRLASSGDLPESAEASMQWWRRALPLAIVYVAAAAFAIGIVVYGNPVPFDQPGFWVIVQTRLGSLGTIALVAVAQAVATVMFHTVTSNRILTPSILGFDALYVLSQTLLVFFFGTSASSMEGIPKIIAQSALMVAFATLLYGWLFSGKNANLHLLLLVGIVLGIGFGSISTFMQRMLTPSEFDVLSARLFGSISKGNTDYLPIAAVIVFGILAYFWSRRRTFDVVALGRDVSVGLGVRYQREVVTTLVLIAVLVSVSATMVGPMTFYGFLVATLAYQFAKGDTHGHILPLAIGIALVTLLGATFVLRHIFSAAGLVTVIIEFIGGLLFLIVLLRKGMR; this is encoded by the coding sequence ATGACCAGTATTGTGCGACTTGCGAGCTCTGGTGATCTGCCAGAGAGCGCCGAAGCGTCGATGCAGTGGTGGCGAAGAGCGCTGCCACTCGCCATCGTGTACGTGGCGGCGGCAGCTTTTGCCATAGGCATCGTCGTCTATGGCAACCCGGTTCCCTTTGATCAACCTGGTTTCTGGGTCATCGTGCAAACCCGTCTCGGGTCACTCGGAACGATCGCCTTGGTCGCGGTGGCTCAAGCCGTCGCTACCGTCATGTTTCACACGGTCACCTCGAACCGTATCTTGACCCCCTCAATTCTTGGCTTCGACGCCCTGTACGTGCTCAGCCAGACGCTCCTCGTGTTCTTCTTCGGCACGTCTGCGTCGAGCATGGAGGGAATACCGAAGATCATTGCGCAAAGCGCGCTCATGGTCGCTTTTGCGACCCTGCTTTACGGCTGGCTCTTCTCGGGCAAAAACGCCAACCTGCACCTCCTGTTGCTCGTTGGCATTGTGCTGGGCATCGGCTTTGGCTCGATCTCAACCTTCATGCAGCGCATGCTCACGCCCAGCGAGTTCGATGTGCTGAGCGCGCGGCTGTTTGGCAGCATTAGCAAGGGCAACACCGACTACCTCCCGATAGCCGCCGTGATCGTGTTCGGCATTCTCGCCTACTTCTGGTCACGACGGCGCACCTTCGACGTTGTCGCGCTCGGCCGCGACGTATCGGTCGGTCTGGGCGTGCGGTACCAGCGCGAGGTCGTGACCACGCTCGTGCTCATCGCAGTGCTGGTTTCAGTCTCGGCCACGATGGTCGGCCCCATGACCTTCTACGGGTTTCTCGTCGCGACCCTCGCGTATCAGTTCGCGAAGGGCGACACCCATGGGCATATTTTGCCCCTTGCGATTGGCATCGCACTCGTGACGCTTCTGGGTGCTACCTTCGTTCTGCGTCACATCTTTTCGGCGGCTGGCCTCGTCACCGTCATCATTGAATTTATCGGCGGTCTGCTCTTCTTGATCGTCTTGTTGCGAAAAGGAATGCGTTGA
- a CDS encoding siderophore ABC transporter substrate-binding protein, whose product MTIRMNKFAGATALALTAGLVLSACSNTADNSANTDDAKDKAPATVTITDNHGEVEVPVNPETVVALDNLVFDTLSDWDVKLAAAPKGVMGSAWPEYTDDESVADVGNHIEPNLEAVVAAQPDLIIGGYRFGSYYDDLKAQNPDAVVIEIAPRDDEEEFSELKRQTEILGQIFDHEDEAAELTKQLDDAIAGAKDAYNGTDSVMAVNTSGGKIGYLAPVVGRALGPVFPALDLVAALEAEGDNDHKGNDIGVEAIAQSNPDWILALDRDASFAPEDREEGSAPAEELIKKSEALANVTAVKEDKVVILDPNFYLTEGIQAYTTLFNEIKDAFANA is encoded by the coding sequence GTGACGATTCGAATGAACAAGTTTGCTGGGGCTACCGCCCTTGCACTGACCGCTGGGCTTGTGCTCTCAGCGTGCTCGAACACTGCCGACAACTCGGCAAACACCGATGACGCCAAAGACAAGGCGCCCGCCACGGTAACGATCACCGATAACCACGGTGAAGTTGAAGTTCCCGTGAACCCAGAGACCGTTGTCGCACTCGACAACCTCGTCTTTGACACCCTCTCAGACTGGGACGTCAAGCTTGCCGCAGCGCCCAAGGGCGTCATGGGCTCGGCTTGGCCCGAGTACACCGACGACGAGAGTGTTGCCGACGTGGGAAACCACATCGAGCCAAACCTCGAGGCCGTTGTTGCTGCTCAGCCTGACCTCATCATCGGTGGCTACCGCTTCGGCTCGTACTACGACGACCTGAAGGCCCAGAACCCCGACGCAGTGGTCATCGAGATCGCACCTCGCGATGACGAAGAAGAGTTCTCAGAGCTCAAGCGCCAGACCGAGATTCTCGGTCAGATCTTCGACCACGAAGATGAGGCAGCTGAGCTCACGAAGCAGCTCGACGACGCCATTGCTGGCGCAAAGGATGCCTACAACGGCACCGACAGCGTCATGGCCGTCAACACCTCGGGTGGCAAGATTGGCTACCTCGCTCCGGTTGTAGGTCGCGCGCTTGGCCCGGTCTTCCCGGCACTTGACCTCGTCGCAGCGCTTGAGGCTGAGGGCGATAACGACCACAAGGGTAACGACATCGGCGTTGAAGCAATCGCGCAGTCAAACCCTGACTGGATTCTCGCGCTCGACCGCGATGCGTCGTTCGCACCTGAGGATCGCGAAGAGGGATCGGCACCAGCCGAAGAGCTCATCAAGAAGTCAGAGGCACTTGCGAACGTGACCGCAGTGAAGGAAGACAAGGTCGTCATTCTCGACCCCAACTTCTACCTCACCGAGGGTATCCAGGCGTACACCACTCTCTTCAATGAGATTAAGGATGCCTTCGCTAACGCATGA